Within the Maribacter sp. BPC-D8 genome, the region CTTTTACGATTGGGCATACTATTCTAATCACCTTGTAGAAATATTGATTCCTGTTCGCGAAAGTGCATCTGGTAGTCTATTATTTGGTTTAATAGACGGTTATGAGTTTACAGGATTTGCAGGTTTAGCTAGTCACGGAGCTACAATAGGTATTATTATAGGCACCTATTTATACACGAGAAAATTTCCTGAATTTAAAATGCTCTGGATATTTGACAGAATGGTCATACCTGTTGCTATTGGTTGTTTTTGCGTACGTTTAGGAAACTTTTTCAATTCTGAAATCAATGGTAAAATTGTTGATGAGAATTTCATATTCGCTACTAAATTTATTCGCGATTCAGACGACTTGCATCCATCAAAAGCATTGGGCATTACACAAGAAAAAACTTTAAATGCCGCATATGCAGCGATTGAGAACAATCCGCAGTTTTCGCAATATTTAGCTGAAATACCATATCGTCATCCGGCACAATTATACGAAGGTATAGGCTACCTTTTAATATTTGTTCTACTATATTTTCTGTACTGGAAAACTGATAAAAAAAATAAACCAGGTTACTTATTTGGATTGTTTTTTGTGTTATTATGGTCCGTTCGTTTCTTAGTTGAATTCGTAAAGAAAAGCCAAGGCGGATTCGAAGAGTCATTAGGGCTACTTTCAACGGGCCAATGGTTGAGTATTCCTTTTATCCTAGTTGGATTATACTTTATGTTCAAAAAAACTAAAACTGCATAATATTGAAGACGATACATAAAAGTTCGGTTATTTTAATAGTTGTAGCACTGCTACTTTTTTCTTGTAAAGAAGAGTCAAAAAAAACTATAGCTACGCAAAGTATAGATTTCACTCATGAAGGAGACTTATCTGTCTTTTTAAACTCAAGTGACACGGTAAAAACTAAGTTAAATATTGAGTTTGCAGAAACCGATTACGAAACCCAAACCGGACTCATGTACCGAAAAGGAATGGATAGTAATCAAGGGATGTTATTTATTTTCCCTGATGAAAGAGTACATTCTTTTTACATGAAGAATACAGAGTTTCCCCTAGATATTATTTACATAAAAGAAGATTTAAGAATTGCTAGTTTTCAAGAAAATGCACAGCCACTTAATGAGTCTGGCTTAACATCTCAAGTTCCTATCAAATATGTTCTTGAAATTAACGGAGGTTTAGCACAAGAATTGGGGTTATCTATAGGCGACAGCATTAGCTTTAGCAGAAAATAGAGCACCTGCCTTTTTATATTTTATAGTAATACAATGCCAGTACACGTACTATTTAACGAAGAATCTGAACGGTTACTTTTCAAAGAAGTACAACCTTCAGATTTTGAGAGCTGGCTACCTTTTCATGAAGAACCTTTAAGCAGCCAATTCTGGTCAGGGTTACCATCTGACCCAAAAGAAGCCTGCCAACAACAATTCGACAGAATTTTCGAGCGCTACAATGACAACTTGGGCGGCATGAATGCATTATACCTAAAAGACACCACTACTTTAGTAGGTCTTTGTGGTTTATTGATACAAGAAGTAGATGGTAAAAAAGAATTGGAAATAGGTTATTCTATACTACCAAGGTACTGGCGGCAAGGTTTTGCATTTGAAGCAGCCCAAAAATGTAAGCAAATAGCTTTTGCAAAAGAATGGGCAACCAGTTTAATATCTATCATTCAAGTAGACAATATTCCTTCTCAGAAAACAGCATTGAAAAACGGTATGTTTTTAGATTTTACGACTACCTACCACAACAATACAGTTCATATTTTTAGAATAAATGCATCATGAATCATTGGGTAATTTACTTAGATAACAATTCTGATAAAAAAGGGTTTTTAAATGATTTTCAAAAAGGAAGCATACCAGAAGAACTACAGGAGTTTGAAAATAAAATCGGCAGCTTATTTTCTCCTTTCACCTTAGAAAAATTAATTGATAAAGAAGATAAGCACGATAAAAAAATTATCAGTGCTGAGCATCAAGCACTAGAAACTATGTCTAGTGGTGAGCAAAAAAGAGCTTTACTACATTACTTGCTGAACGAAAATCCAGATTATATTATTCTAGATAATCCTTTTGATAATTTAGATATTGCCTTTCAAGAAGAACTAAAAACGATACTTAAAGATCACTCTAAACACATTTCATTTATTCAGTTAGCAAGTCGCAAGTCAGACACATTATCGTTCGTAAATTGTTATAGCAGGTTGAATAAGAATATGTTCTTTATCACAGAGAATATAAGCTCAAGCGATAACGAAATCGATAGTGCTTTCAATGCCGTTCGTATTCCGCATTCTAACACGACATACCCAAATATTGAATCTCCATTAATAGATTTCAAAGATGTCAGCATATCCTACGGAAGTAAAAAAATATTAAATGCTATTAACTGGACCGTAAAGAAGGGAGATTTTTGGCAATTATCAGGCACCAACGGAAGTGGAAAATCAACTATACTCTCCATGATATTTGGGGATAACCCTAAAGCATTCGGCCAAGAAATCTATCTATTCGGAAATAAAAAAGGAAGTGGCGAAAGCGTTTGGGATATAAAACAAAAAATAGGCTATTACGCTCCTGCAATGACACTTAAATTCAATGGCAGACATTCTATTGAAAACATGTTGATCTCAGGTTTAAACGATTCTGTAGGGCTTTATACCATCCCAACAGAGCTACAAAAGAGAATCATTAAACAATGGCTGCTCTTGTTAGATCTCTATCCTATAAAAAATAAGTATTTCAATTCCCTTTCAACAGGTCAGCAACGTTTAATAATGACAGCGCGTGCCATGGTCAAAAGACCACCAATTCTAATTTTAGACGAGCCTACGGCAGGCATGGACGACGAATCTGCTAGCCTATTGGTTTCTTTAGTGAATAAATTTGCAGAAGAAACCGATACCGCAATAATTTTCGTTTCACATAGAAAAGAAAAAGGTCTAAAACCCAAACGGACTTTAGACCTTATACCCAGTAAAAATGGTTCATCGGGGATCATTAAATAATTACAAACTTTTATTAAGCAAAAAAGCCGTTCATTTCTGAACGGCTTTTTCTATTTGAGTTAGTTGTATTATCTACTCTTCAATTTTTACTTCAGCTTCACCAGAAGTAACTTTCTTGCTCAATGCATCGAACATTACAGGAGTTGCAATAAATACAGATGAGTATGTACCCACAACAACACCAACGATCATAGCAAACATGAATCCTCTTAACGACTCACCTCCAAAAATGAAGATTGCCAATAACACTACCAAAGTAGTTAATGAAGTATTCAATGTTCTACTTAACGTACTATTAATAGCGTAGTTAATGTTAGAACCGCCTTTCCAGCCGCGTTCTGCTAAAGTCTCACGAATACGGTCAAATACTACCACGGTATCATTCAACGAGTAACCAATAACTGTCAGGATCGCTGCAATAAATGCTTGATCAATTTCCATACTAAAAGGCATTAGTTTACCGAATATTGAGAATACACCAAGTACTATCAATACATCATGGAATACTGCAGTTACAGCCCCCAATGAGAATTGCCATCTTCTAAATCTAATTAAGATATAAAGAAAAACTACAAGTAATGAACCTAAAATTGCTAAGAATGCATTTTTCTGAATATCATCTGCAATTGTTGGTCCAACCTTTACAGAGGCTAAAATACCAACTGCTTCTTCATCTACACCACCTAATACAAAAGCTTCTT harbors:
- a CDS encoding GNAT family N-acetyltransferase, encoding MPVHVLFNEESERLLFKEVQPSDFESWLPFHEEPLSSQFWSGLPSDPKEACQQQFDRIFERYNDNLGGMNALYLKDTTTLVGLCGLLIQEVDGKKELEIGYSILPRYWRQGFAFEAAQKCKQIAFAKEWATSLISIIQVDNIPSQKTALKNGMFLDFTTTYHNNTVHIFRINAS
- the lgt gene encoding prolipoprotein diacylglyceryl transferase, translated to MHFLGITWNPNETLFNIGFIQIKYYNLLWITAFALGWFIMKKIFLNEKKSVEQLDSLFIYTVLSTMLGARLGHVFFYDWAYYSNHLVEILIPVRESASGSLLFGLIDGYEFTGFAGLASHGATIGIIIGTYLYTRKFPEFKMLWIFDRMVIPVAIGCFCVRLGNFFNSEINGKIVDENFIFATKFIRDSDDLHPSKALGITQEKTLNAAYAAIENNPQFSQYLAEIPYRHPAQLYEGIGYLLIFVLLYFLYWKTDKKNKPGYLFGLFFVLLWSVRFLVEFVKKSQGGFEESLGLLSTGQWLSIPFILVGLYFMFKKTKTA
- a CDS encoding DUF192 domain-containing protein, whose amino-acid sequence is MKTIHKSSVILIVVALLLFSCKEESKKTIATQSIDFTHEGDLSVFLNSSDTVKTKLNIEFAETDYETQTGLMYRKGMDSNQGMLFIFPDERVHSFYMKNTEFPLDIIYIKEDLRIASFQENAQPLNESGLTSQVPIKYVLEINGGLAQELGLSIGDSISFSRK
- a CDS encoding ATP-binding cassette domain-containing protein yields the protein MNHWVIYLDNNSDKKGFLNDFQKGSIPEELQEFENKIGSLFSPFTLEKLIDKEDKHDKKIISAEHQALETMSSGEQKRALLHYLLNENPDYIILDNPFDNLDIAFQEELKTILKDHSKHISFIQLASRKSDTLSFVNCYSRLNKNMFFITENISSSDNEIDSAFNAVRIPHSNTTYPNIESPLIDFKDVSISYGSKKILNAINWTVKKGDFWQLSGTNGSGKSTILSMIFGDNPKAFGQEIYLFGNKKGSGESVWDIKQKIGYYAPAMTLKFNGRHSIENMLISGLNDSVGLYTIPTELQKRIIKQWLLLLDLYPIKNKYFNSLSTGQQRLIMTARAMVKRPPILILDEPTAGMDDESASLLVSLVNKFAEETDTAIIFVSHRKEKGLKPKRTLDLIPSKNGSSGIIK